A section of the Mycobacteriales bacterium genome encodes:
- a CDS encoding anthrone oxygenase family protein, whose amino-acid sequence MTTTMMRAPEGTTAMGFWASGALLAATVTAGLMAGLFAAFSYAIMPGLAKASDLAFVDGMQRINVAILNGWFGICFGGALLFSVLAAVLHLGADRRSVLPWVLAGAGLYLLVLVVTFAVNVPLNDKLNAAGLSDPHAAREAFEAVWVRWNIVRTVLCTAAFGCLAWALVLHGKLAG is encoded by the coding sequence ATGACGACGACGATGATGCGGGCACCGGAAGGGACTACGGCGATGGGGTTCTGGGCGAGCGGCGCACTGCTGGCGGCGACGGTCACGGCGGGCCTGATGGCCGGCCTGTTCGCGGCCTTCTCGTACGCGATCATGCCGGGGCTGGCGAAGGCCAGCGACCTCGCGTTCGTCGACGGGATGCAGCGGATCAACGTGGCCATCCTCAACGGCTGGTTCGGGATCTGCTTCGGCGGCGCGCTGCTGTTCTCAGTGCTGGCCGCGGTGCTGCACCTGGGTGCGGACCGGCGCTCGGTGCTGCCCTGGGTGCTGGCCGGGGCCGGGCTCTACCTGCTCGTGCTGGTGGTGACGTTCGCGGTCAACGTGCCGCTCAACGACAAGCTGAACGCGGCCGGGCTGAGCGACCCGCACGCGGCCCGGGAGGCGTTCGAGGCGGTCTGGGTGCGCTGGAACATCGTCCGGACCGTGCTGTGCACCGCCGCCTTCGGCTGCCTGGCCTGGGCGCTGGTCCTGCACGGCAAGCTGGCCGGCTAG
- a CDS encoding AraC family transcriptional regulator, which yields MDALAGLLDGPRAQGAFLLRAVFAPPWSMRIEDEAPLALFAVLSGAAWVRAEHDWVRLGPGDTAVARGPEPYTVADDPATPPQVRIRPGQICVTPDGAPNPEWFGTRTWGNDAAGSTTLLVGTYEGDGEVGRRLLRALPRLLVLPAAGLDSPLLPLLATEIGKDEPGQEAVLDRLLDLLLIAVLRAWFARPDAQAPGWYRANADPVVGPALRLLHHEPARPWTVAALAAATGVSRAALARRFTELVGEPPMSFLAGWRLTLAADLLRDPDATLGAVARQVGYSSPFALSTAFKRVRGVSPREHRAAVAG from the coding sequence GTGGATGCGCTCGCCGGGTTGCTGGACGGTCCCCGGGCGCAGGGCGCCTTCCTGCTGCGGGCCGTGTTCGCGCCGCCGTGGTCGATGCGGATCGAGGACGAGGCGCCGCTGGCGCTGTTCGCGGTGCTGTCCGGCGCGGCCTGGGTGCGGGCCGAGCACGACTGGGTCAGGCTCGGGCCGGGCGACACGGCGGTCGCCCGCGGGCCGGAGCCGTACACGGTCGCGGACGACCCGGCGACGCCGCCGCAGGTCCGGATCCGGCCCGGCCAGATCTGCGTGACCCCGGACGGCGCGCCGAACCCCGAGTGGTTCGGCACCCGCACCTGGGGCAACGACGCCGCGGGCTCGACCACGCTGCTGGTCGGGACGTACGAGGGGGACGGCGAGGTCGGCCGCCGGCTGCTGCGGGCACTGCCCCGGCTGCTGGTGCTGCCCGCGGCCGGCCTCGACTCGCCGCTGCTGCCGCTGCTGGCCACCGAGATCGGCAAGGACGAGCCGGGTCAGGAGGCGGTCCTGGACCGGCTGCTGGACCTGCTGCTCATCGCGGTGCTGCGGGCCTGGTTCGCCCGGCCGGACGCGCAGGCCCCGGGCTGGTACCGGGCCAACGCCGACCCGGTGGTCGGCCCGGCGCTGCGGCTGCTGCACCACGAGCCGGCCCGGCCCTGGACGGTGGCCGCGCTGGCCGCCGCGACCGGCGTGTCCCGGGCCGCGCTGGCCCGCCGGTTCACCGAGCTGGTCGGCGAGCCGCCGATGTCGTTCCTGGCCGGCTGGCGGCTGACGCTGGCCGCCGACCTGCTGCGGGACCCGGACGCGACGCTCGGGGCGGTGGCCCGGCAGGTCGGCTACTCCAGCCCGTTCGCGCTGAGCACCGCGTTCAAGCGGGTCCGCGGGGTGAGTCCGCGCGAGCACCGGGCGGCCGTCGCGGGCTGA